Proteins from a single region of Bos javanicus breed banteng chromosome 7, ARS-OSU_banteng_1.0, whole genome shotgun sequence:
- the LRRTM2 gene encoding leucine-rich repeat transmembrane neuronal protein 2: MGLHFKWPLGAPMLAAIYAMSMVLKMLPALGMACPPKCRCEKLLFYCDSQGFHSVPNTTDKGSLGLSLRHNHITELERDQFASFSQLTWLHLDHNQISTVKEDAFQGLYKLKELILSSNKIFYLPNTTFTQLINLQNLDLSFNQLSSLHPELFYGLRKLQTLHLRSNSLRTIPVRLFWDCRSLEFLDLSTNRLRSLARNGFAGLIKLRELHLEHNQLTKINFAHFLRLSSLHTLFLQWNKISNLTCGMEWTWGTLEKLDLTGNEIKAIDLTVFETMPNLKILLMDNNKLNSLDSKILNSLRSLTTVGLSGNLWECSPRICALASWLGSFQGRWEHSILCHSPDHTQGEDILDAVHGFQLCWNLSTTVTAMATTYKDPTTEYTKRISSSSYHVGDKEIPTTAGIAVTTEEHFPEPDNAIFTQRVITGTMALLFSFFFIIFIVFISRKCCPPTLRRIRQCSMIQNHRQLRSQTRLHMSNMSDQGPYNEYEPTHEGPFIIINGYGQCKCQQLPYKECEV; encoded by the exons ATGG GCTTACATTTCAAGTGGCCATTAGGGGCCCCTATGCTAGCAGCAATATATGCAATGAGTATGGTTTTAAAAATGCTGCCTGCGCTGGGTATGGCGTGCCCACCCAAATGCCGCTGTGAGAAGCTGCTCTTCTACTGCGACTCTCAGGGCTTCCACTCAGTGCCAAACACCACAGACAAGGGCTCTCTGGGCCTGTCCCTGAGGCACAATCACATCACAGAGCTCGAAAGGGATCAATTTGCCAGCTTCAGTCAACTCACCTGGCTCCACTTAGACCACAATCAAATATCAACAGTAAAAGAAGATGCTTTTCAAGGACTATATAAACTTAAGGAATTAATCTTGAGttccaacaaaatattttatttgccaaACACAACTTTTACCCAACTGATTAACCTGCAAAATTTGGACCTGTCTTTTAATCAGCTGTCATCTCTGCACCCAGAGCTTTTCTATGGCCTCCGGAAGCTGCAGACCTTGCATTTACGGTCCAACTCCCTGCGGACTATCCCAGTACGCCTGTTCTGGGACTGTCGTAGTCTGGAGTTTCTGGATTTGAGCACAAACCGTTTGCGAAGTTTGGCTCGCAATGGATTTGCGGGATTAATCAAACTGAGAGAGCTTCATCTAGAGCACAACCAGCTGACGAAGATTAATTTTGCTCATTTCCTACGGCTAAGCAGTCTGCACACGCTCTTCTTACAATGGAACAAAATTAGCAACTTGACATGTGGGATGGAGTGGACCTGGGGCACTTTAGAAAAACTAGACTTGactggaaatgaaataaaagccaTCGATCTGACAGTATTTGAAACGATGCCTAATCTTAAAATACTCCTCATGGATAACAACAAGTTAAACAGCCTTGATTCCAAGATCTTAAACTCCCTTAGGTCCCTCACAACCGTTGGCCTCTCTGGCAATCTGTGGGAATGCAGCCCTCGAATATGTGCTTTGGCCTCCTGGCTGGGCAGTTTCCAAGGTCGGTGGGAGCATTCCATCCTATGCCACAGCCCCGACCACACCCAGGGAGAGGATATACTagatgcagtccatggatttcagCTCTGCTGGAATTTATCAACCACCGTCACTGCCATGGCTACAACTTATAAAGATCCAACCACTGAATATACAAAAAGAATAAGCTCATCAAGTTACCATGTGGGAGACAAAGAAATCCCAACTACTGCAGGCATAGCAGTTACTACTGAGGAACACTTCCCGGAACCAGACAATGCCATCTTCACTCAGCGGGTAATTACAGGAACAATggctttattgttttctttcttttttattatttttatagtgttCATCTCCAGGAAGTGCTGCCCTCCCACTTTAAGAAGAATTAGGCAGTGCTCAATGATTCAGAACCACAGGCAGCTCCGATCCCAAACACGACTCCATATGTCAAACATGTCAGACCAAGGACCATATAATGAATATGAACCTACCCATGAAGGACCCTTCATCATCATTAATGGTTATGGACAGTGCAAGTGTCAGCAGCTGCCATACAAAGAATGTGAAGTATAA